In Thermoanaerobaculia bacterium, a single genomic region encodes these proteins:
- a CDS encoding DMT family transporter, whose product METLTLARSRWFILAAAALFSTGGAAIKGTALTAFQVAGFRSAVAALALWLLLPAARKGFGWDLLPAAFAYAGTLVCFVLATKLTTSAAAIFLQSTAPIWILLLAPMLLKEKIRRADLPAVGLAAVGLALVFLGSRDPVATAPRPELGNLLALASGLFYALLMITMRRLSRDSPAGDERSLPATVLGNGLAFLVALPFALPVVAVRTADIASILYLGVVQIGLAYWLFSKGLKRLPALEVSLLVLLEPVLNPLWTWLTAGERPSALASAGGAIMIVALAAQVLLQRGERPAAQASPPIPD is encoded by the coding sequence ATGGAAACTCTGACCCTCGCGCGCAGCCGCTGGTTCATTCTCGCCGCCGCAGCCCTCTTCTCCACCGGCGGTGCGGCGATCAAGGGCACGGCGCTCACCGCCTTCCAGGTCGCCGGCTTCCGCTCGGCCGTGGCGGCACTGGCGCTCTGGCTCCTGCTGCCGGCGGCCCGCAAGGGCTTCGGTTGGGATCTCCTGCCGGCGGCTTTCGCCTATGCCGGCACTCTCGTCTGTTTCGTCCTCGCGACCAAGCTCACGACCTCGGCCGCGGCGATCTTCCTGCAGTCGACCGCTCCGATCTGGATCCTCCTGCTCGCGCCGATGCTGCTCAAGGAGAAGATCCGGCGCGCCGATCTGCCGGCGGTCGGGCTGGCGGCGGTCGGGCTCGCGCTGGTCTTTCTCGGCTCCCGCGACCCGGTGGCGACGGCGCCGCGTCCGGAGCTCGGCAATCTCCTCGCGCTCGCGTCGGGGCTGTTCTACGCGCTGCTGATGATCACGATGCGCCGGCTGTCGCGCGACTCTCCGGCGGGCGACGAACGCTCGCTGCCGGCGACGGTGCTGGGCAACGGGCTCGCCTTCCTCGTCGCCTTGCCTTTCGCCCTGCCGGTCGTGGCGGTCCGGACCGCGGACATCGCATCGATCCTCTATCTCGGCGTGGTCCAGATCGGCCTCGCCTACTGGCTCTTCTCCAAAGGGCTGAAGCGCCTGCCGGCGCTCGAAGTCTCGCTGCTGGTCCTGCTCGAGCCGGTGCTCAATCCGCTGTGGACCTGGCTCACCGCCGGCGAGCGACCCAGCGCGCTGGCCTCGGCCGGCGGCGCGATCATGATCGTCGCGCTGGCCGCCCAGGTGCTGCTGCAGCGCGGCGAGCGGCCGGCAGCGCAGGCGTCGCCGCCGATCCCCGACTAG